The DNA window ACGGCTACAACCGTTCCCACCAGTTCCGTTGTATTCAACGGATCATTGCTTGGCGTTGAACTCATCTGGCGGTTACAGGACAACGAACTTGAAGGGCAAAAAAGTCAGAACAATCTTTGATTTGCTCAATGTCATATCCCGCCATCGTCAAACTATCAGGAACTTGCTCAATAGGTTCTCCAGTGTCTAACCACACTTCTAGCAGCGAACCCGGTGTCATCTGTTCTAAGCGCAATTTCGTGCGGACAAAATTCAGGGGACAAGGTGTTCCCCGTAAATCTAATTGAGCATCCGGTGTTAAGGTATTTGTTTCTGTCATAAAAATAGGATATTTTGTCTGTTGGCTGTTGTCTGTCAACCGTCCCCCCCAACCCCCCGTGCACGCAGGGCTAGGGGGGCATCAACAGACAACAAACAAGTTCACTTTTGCTGGAATAAATTACCGAGAAATCCTTCAATTCCCCCCTTTCCGGCGCGATCGCCCCGAATTTTAATTAACTGTTCCAGAAGTTCCCGTTCTTCAGGCGTAACCCTTGTGGGAATATCGACAAGAACCGTAATTAAATGATCTCCCCGACTGACTGGATTTCCCAGACGAGGAACCCCTTTATTTTCCAGGGTCAATACTGTTCCGGGTTGAGTCCCCGGAGGAATAGTTAACTTTGTCGGGCCATCAACGGTGTCCACCTCAAAGTTAAAACCCAGGATCGCCTGGAGATAGCTAATTTTGACGTCTGATAGAATATTAATCCCATCCCGTTTAAATTTCGGATCAGGGGCTACGGATAAAAACACATACAAATCCCCAGGTGGCCCATTGCGTTTTCCGGCATCCCCCTCATTAGCGACTCGTAGACGAGTGCCATTATCTACGCCAGCAGGAACATTAATTTTAAGTTTCTTCGTGACTTCATTTAAGCCCCGACCGCCACAGGTGGAACATTTATCTTCAATCATCTGTCCCGTACCATTACAGTTGGGACACACAGAAACTTGAGTAAAACTGCCAAAAGGGGTACGAGTCGCTCGACGCACTTGACCACTACCGCCACAGGTAGAGCAAGTTTGGGGACGAGTCCCTGGTTTAGCCCCAGTTCCGGTACAGGTTTCACAGGTTTCTAAATGCTTAATGCGGATTTCTTTTTCCCCGCCAAAGATCGCTTCTTTGAACTCTAAACGCAGGTCTAAACGGAGGTCATCCCCCCGAACAGGGCCAGTGCGCTTGCGAGCTTGGGCATTGCCCCCCATACCTCCAGCAAATCCACTGAAGAAGCTTTCAAAAATATCCGTAAATGGATCAGTAAAATTAGGGTCAAAGCCACCAGCACCAGTAGATACCCCAGCTTCTCCAAAACGGTCATATCGCGCCCGCAACTCCGGTTCTTTTAACACTTCATAAGCGCGGCTAATTTCTTTAAACCGTTCCTCCGCGCCCGTTTCTTTATTAACATCTGGGTGATATTTGCGAGCTAGGCGACGATAGGCACGCTTAAGTTCTTCTGTATCTGCGTCGCGGGAGACACCCAATATTTCATAATAATCGCCTGCCATAGAGTATTTTGCCTAAAATTATTCAGTGAATTGAGAGGTAAAAGGATTGCCAGGATCTGGATCAGAAAAAGTGTCTATTCCAGAGGTAGTCTCGATCATGCTGTTGTTTAAGAGCGATAACTCGCTGCTTGTTTCTTCTGCATCATCTGCATCATCTGCATCATCTGCATCATCTGCATCATCTGCATCTTCTGCGTCTTCTTGAGAGGCATCAAATTCTGAATACCCAGAAGCGAAAGACGAAGAGGAGGAAGGATTCTGGTCGGCTTGTTCATAAATGGCCGAACCCAAAGCATACAGCATTTCTTGGAACGATTCTACCTGTTGTTTCATCTCCTCGTAGGAGATAGTGGAACTGGCTACCGCCTTTTTCAAGGCCGCAGCTTCTTGACGGACTCGTTCTTTGAGTTGATCACTGATCAGGTTGGCATTGCCTTTCAGGGTCACTTTACAATTATAGAATAGGGTTTCGGACTGATTTTTCAGATCGGCAACCATTCGCCGTTTTTCGTCTTCATCGGCGTAAACTTCCGCTTCTTGACGCATCCGTTCAACTTCCGCTTCCGTCAATCCTCCCGTATTGGAAATTTCAATACTTTGTGCCTGTCCTGTGCCTTTATCTTGAGCCTCGACTTTCAAAATTCCATTAGCATCAAGATCAAAGGCGACTTCAATTTGAGGAATACCCCGTTTAGCTGTGGGAATCCCATTCAAAAGAAACTTTCCTAAACTTTTATTATCCTTTGCCATCGCCCGTTCCCCTTGGAGAACGTGAATTTCAACAGAAGTTTGTCCGTCAACGGCGGTGGAAAACATTTGAGAACGGCTGGTGGGAATTGTTGTATTGCGTTCAATAATCTTAGTAAATACTCCTCCTAAAGTCTCTAACCCTAAAGACAAAGGAGTAATATCTAATAACAATAAATCTTTGACTTCCCCCGCTAACACCCCCGCTTGAATGGCGGCGCCTAAAGCCACCGCTTCATCAGGATTCACCGAACGATCAGGAGATCTACCGCCAAAATACTCACTAATCGCTTGTTGAACCGCCGGAATCCGGGTAGACCCCCCGACTAGAATAATCCGATTGACTTGATTCGGCTGTAAATTCGCATCTTTGAGGGATTGGATGACGGGTTCAATCGTACTGTCTACTAAATGCTTTACTAAACCCTCAAATTCGCCCCGACTGAGTTCCAGTTCTAAATGTTTGGGCCCGGAATCATCGGAGGTAATAAACGGCAAATTAATCGAGGTTGTGTTGCGATTGGATAACTCAATTTTGGCTTTTTCTGCGGCTTCTCGTAACCGTTGCAGGGCCATTTTTTCCGTTAATAGATTGATGCCTTCGGTTGCTTTGAATTTTTGGATCATCCATTGCACCAGACAGTTATCAAAATCATCTCCACCGAGATGGTTATTTCCCGCCGTTGATTTGACTTCAAAAATCCCATCACCGAGTTGCAGAATGGAGACATCAAAGGTACCGCCTCCCAAGTCAAACACCAGAATTTTCTGATCTTGATCTTGTTTATCCAAACCATAGGATAGGGCCGCGGCTGTGGGTTCGTTAATAATTCGCAGGACATCTAAACCCGCAATGGTTCCCGCATCCTTAGTAGCTTGTCGTTGAGCATCGGTAAAATAAGCTGGAACTGTAATCACCGCTTGAGTCACCATTTCCCCTAAATAGGCTTCTGCATCTTCTTTGAGCTTTTGCAGCACCATTGCCGAGATTTCTTGAGGGGTGTAGACTTGGTTGCGAATTTGGACATTAACGGTGTTGTCCTTGCCTTTGACACAGTTATAGGGAACCCGTGAGCGTTCTTCTTCGGTATCTTCCCATCGACGTCCGATAAACCGCTTAATACTGTAAACCGTATTTTCAGCATTAGTAACCCCTTGTCGCTTGCCCAATTGACCGACTAAGCGATCGCCATACTTGCCAAAGCCAATAATACTGGGAGTGGTTCGTCCGCCTTCGGAATTGGCAATGACAATCGGTTTACCGCCTTCCAACACTGCAACACAACTAT is part of the Planktothrix serta PCC 8927 genome and encodes:
- a CDS encoding sulfurtransferase TusA family protein, which produces MTETNTLTPDAQLDLRGTPCPLNFVRTKLRLEQMTPGSLLEVWLDTGEPIEQVPDSLTMAGYDIEQIKDCSDFFALQVRCPVTAR
- the dnaJ gene encoding molecular chaperone DnaJ; translated protein: MAGDYYEILGVSRDADTEELKRAYRRLARKYHPDVNKETGAEERFKEISRAYEVLKEPELRARYDRFGEAGVSTGAGGFDPNFTDPFTDIFESFFSGFAGGMGGNAQARKRTGPVRGDDLRLDLRLEFKEAIFGGEKEIRIKHLETCETCTGTGAKPGTRPQTCSTCGGSGQVRRATRTPFGSFTQVSVCPNCNGTGQMIEDKCSTCGGRGLNEVTKKLKINVPAGVDNGTRLRVANEGDAGKRNGPPGDLYVFLSVAPDPKFKRDGINILSDVKISYLQAILGFNFEVDTVDGPTKLTIPPGTQPGTVLTLENKGVPRLGNPVSRGDHLITVLVDIPTRVTPEERELLEQLIKIRGDRAGKGGIEGFLGNLFQQK
- the dnaK gene encoding molecular chaperone DnaK, which gives rise to MGKVIGIDLGTTNSCVAVLEGGKPIVIANSEGGRTTPSIIGFGKYGDRLVGQLGKRQGVTNAENTVYSIKRFIGRRWEDTEEERSRVPYNCVKGKDNTVNVQIRNQVYTPQEISAMVLQKLKEDAEAYLGEMVTQAVITVPAYFTDAQRQATKDAGTIAGLDVLRIINEPTAAALSYGLDKQDQDQKILVFDLGGGTFDVSILQLGDGIFEVKSTAGNNHLGGDDFDNCLVQWMIQKFKATEGINLLTEKMALQRLREAAEKAKIELSNRNTTSINLPFITSDDSGPKHLELELSRGEFEGLVKHLVDSTIEPVIQSLKDANLQPNQVNRIILVGGSTRIPAVQQAISEYFGGRSPDRSVNPDEAVALGAAIQAGVLAGEVKDLLLLDITPLSLGLETLGGVFTKIIERNTTIPTSRSQMFSTAVDGQTSVEIHVLQGERAMAKDNKSLGKFLLNGIPTAKRGIPQIEVAFDLDANGILKVEAQDKGTGQAQSIEISNTGGLTEAEVERMRQEAEVYADEDEKRRMVADLKNQSETLFYNCKVTLKGNANLISDQLKERVRQEAAALKKAVASSTISYEEMKQQVESFQEMLYALGSAIYEQADQNPSSSSSFASGYSEFDASQEDAEDADDADDADDADDADDAEETSSELSLLNNSMIETTSGIDTFSDPDPGNPFTSQFTE